In Polaromonas sp. JS666, one genomic interval encodes:
- a CDS encoding exodeoxyribonuclease VII small subunit: MAKSSSSSSPSPAAASAATTSSAPPLPASYEAALQELEGLVAGLESGQLPLDQLLTGYQRGAQLLKFCRDKLEAVETQIKVLEGTELKPWVQE; this comes from the coding sequence ATGGCCAAAAGCTCCTCTTCCTCTTCCCCTTCCCCTGCTGCCGCTTCTGCGGCCACCACATCATCGGCTCCTCCATTACCTGCCAGCTATGAGGCTGCCCTGCAGGAGCTTGAGGGGCTGGTGGCTGGTCTCGAGTCGGGCCAGTTGCCGCTGGACCAATTGCTCACGGGCTACCAACGCGGGGCGCAGTTGCTGAAGTTCTGCCGCGACAAGCTTGAGGCGGTGGAAACCCAGATCAAGGTCCTGGAGGGCACGGAGCTCAAGCCCTGGGTGCAAGAGTAG
- a CDS encoding aromatic ring-hydroxylating oxygenase subunit alpha, whose translation MSDLSLRLLQATSQLPISSYFDTGLYQREQQKLFARGPRYLGHELAVPNLGDFYALPHEGEGRALVRNRSGIELISNVCRHRQSTMLQGRGSLGNGADSNIVCPLHRWTYNTSGELIGAPHFEIDPCLNLNRYKTTTWNGLVFEDNGRDIAGEMSQLATRADLDFVGYQLDKVHLHECNYNWKTFIEVYLEDYHVGPFHPGLGGFVTTEDLRWELKPNYSVQTVGVSDKLGKPGTDIYKKWHDVVLQYRQGVAPKYGAIWLTYYPHVMVEWYPHALVVSTLHPQGPDKTLNVVEFFYPEEICAFEREFIEAQQAAYMETCVEDDEIALRMDAGRKALMQRGDNEFGPYQSPMEDGMQHFHEWYRREMGASKTTQMI comes from the coding sequence ATGTCTGATCTAAGCCTTCGCCTGCTGCAGGCCACCAGCCAGCTTCCCATCTCCAGCTACTTTGATACCGGCCTGTACCAGCGGGAGCAGCAAAAACTGTTTGCCCGCGGGCCGCGCTACCTGGGCCATGAGCTCGCGGTGCCCAACCTCGGCGACTTTTATGCGCTGCCACACGAAGGTGAAGGCCGCGCGCTGGTGCGCAACAGGTCGGGCATTGAACTGATTTCCAATGTCTGCAGACATCGCCAGTCGACCATGCTGCAGGGCCGCGGCTCTTTGGGCAACGGGGCTGACAGCAATATCGTGTGCCCGCTGCACCGCTGGACTTACAACACCTCGGGCGAGCTGATCGGTGCGCCGCACTTTGAGATTGACCCCTGCCTGAACCTCAACCGCTACAAAACGACCACCTGGAACGGCCTGGTATTCGAAGACAACGGCCGCGATATCGCCGGCGAGATGTCGCAACTGGCCACCCGGGCCGACCTGGATTTTGTCGGCTACCAGCTGGACAAGGTCCACCTGCACGAATGCAACTACAACTGGAAGACCTTTATTGAGGTCTACCTTGAGGACTACCACGTGGGGCCTTTCCATCCCGGGCTGGGCGGATTTGTCACCACGGAAGATCTGCGCTGGGAACTGAAACCCAATTACTCGGTGCAAACCGTGGGCGTGTCCGACAAACTGGGCAAGCCCGGCACAGACATCTACAAAAAATGGCATGACGTGGTGCTGCAATACCGCCAGGGCGTAGCCCCCAAATACGGCGCGATCTGGCTCACCTACTATCCGCATGTGATGGTCGAGTGGTACCCGCATGCCCTGGTGGTCAGCACGCTGCACCCGCAGGGGCCGGACAAGACACTCAACGTGGTTGAATTTTTCTACCCCGAGGAAATCTGCGCCTTCGAGCGCGAGTTCATCGAAGCGCAGCAGGCCGCCTACATGGAAACCTGCGTGGAGGACGACGAAATCGCACTGCGCATGGACGCCGGCCGCAAGGCGCTGATGCAGCGCGGCGACAACGAGTTCGGCCCCTACCAGAGCCCCATGGAAGACGGCATGCAGCACTTTCACGAGTGGTACCGCCGCGAAATGGGCGCCAGCAAAACCACGCAGATGATCTGA
- a CDS encoding DMT family transporter — MQAVWMIASSFLFATMGVCVKYASQHFNSAELVFYRGVLGIFFMAAYARATGTSLRTSVPAMHAWRSVVGVVALSAWFYAIAHLPLATAMTLNYMSSVWIAAFLVGGSLMLGRPNKRGTSQGPLVLAILASFAGVVMLLRPAMDQNQTFAGIIGLLSGLGAAFAYMQVMAISRMGEPETRTVFYFAVGTAVAGALGMLVMGISPWHWQHALWLPPLGILASLGQLAMTKAYSMSSTSDGHGGTLMVANLQYSGIVFAALYSLILFGDNIPLMGWAGMALIIVSAIVATVLRANAAPNAPAEEH, encoded by the coding sequence ATGCAAGCCGTCTGGATGATCGCCTCCTCGTTCCTGTTTGCCACGATGGGGGTTTGCGTCAAGTACGCCTCCCAACACTTCAACAGCGCCGAGCTGGTGTTTTACCGCGGCGTGCTGGGCATTTTCTTCATGGCCGCCTATGCCCGCGCTACCGGCACCTCCCTGCGCACCAGCGTGCCCGCCATGCATGCGTGGCGAAGCGTCGTCGGCGTGGTGGCACTGTCGGCCTGGTTTTATGCGATTGCACACCTGCCGCTGGCCACCGCGATGACGCTCAACTACATGAGCAGCGTCTGGATTGCCGCATTTTTGGTGGGCGGCTCGCTCATGCTCGGTCGCCCCAACAAGCGGGGAACCAGCCAGGGCCCGCTGGTACTGGCGATTCTGGCCAGCTTCGCCGGCGTGGTCATGCTGCTGCGCCCCGCCATGGACCAGAACCAGACCTTTGCCGGCATTATTGGGCTGCTGTCCGGGCTGGGCGCTGCATTTGCCTACATGCAGGTCATGGCAATTTCGCGCATGGGTGAACCCGAAACGCGGACAGTGTTCTACTTTGCCGTAGGTACCGCCGTGGCCGGCGCCCTGGGCATGCTGGTCATGGGAATTTCGCCCTGGCACTGGCAACATGCGCTCTGGCTGCCGCCGCTGGGGATTCTGGCTTCTCTCGGCCAACTGGCCATGACCAAGGCGTATTCGATGTCTTCCACCTCCGATGGCCATGGCGGAACCCTGATGGTCGCCAACCTGCAGTACTCTGGCATTGTGTTTGCGGCGCTCTACAGCCTGATCCTGTTTGGTGACAATATTCCCCTGATGGGTTGGGCCGGCATGGCGCTCATTATTGTCAGCGCGATTGTTGCCACCGTGCTGCGGGCGAATGCGGCGC